DNA sequence from the Streptomyces sp. HUAS 15-9 genome:
GGTGGACGGAATCATCATCTCCCTGCATCCGCACGCCTTCGTGGTCGTCGACGAGCAGGGCCATGGGGTGCTGACCCACCTCGGTATCGACACCGTGCAGCTCAACGGCGAGGGCTTCGAACTGCTCGTCGGCAAGGGCGACACCGTGACGCGTGGTCAGGCCATCGTGCGCTGGGACCCCGCCGCCGTCGAGGCCGCCGGGAAGTCCCCGGTCTGCCCGATCGTGGCGCTGGAGGCCACCACCGAGTCCCTCTCCGGTCTCCGTGACGACGGCGATGTGAAGGCCGGCGACAGTCTCTTCGACTGGAAGTGACGTCAGTGCCGTCGTATGACGGCCAGTAGGACAACCACCGCGGCGGCGGGACCCGCCGCTCTATCGGAGACGGGTGAGATGGAGACAACGCTGCGAGGCGTCGGCGTGAGCCACGGTGTGGCGATCGGCGAGGTTCGGCACATGGGAACGGCGGTGCTGGAGCCGCCTGCCAAGCAGATACCGGCGGAGGAGGCGGAGCGCGAACAGGGGCGCGCCCGCCAGGCGGTGGAGGCTGTTGCGGCCGACCTGACCGCGCGGGGCAATCTGGCGGGAGGCGAAGCCCAGGCGGTGCTCGAGGCGCAGGCCATGATGGCCCAGGACCCCGAGCTGATCGCGGACGTGGATCGGCGGATCGCCGTCGGCAGCACGGCCGAGCGTGGCGTGTACGACGCGTTCGCCGCGTATCGGGAGCTGCTGGCGGCGGCCGGTGAGTACCTGGCCGGTCGCGTGGCCGACCTCGACGACGTGCGGAACCGTATTGTCGCCCGGCTGCTGGGGGTTCCCATGCCGGGTGTCCCGGACAGCGACGAGCCCTATGTGCTCGTGGCCCGTGACCTCGCGCCTGCCGACACGGCCCTCCTCGACCCGACCCTGGTGCTCGGTTTTGTCACCGAGGAGGGCGGGCCGACCAGCCACAGCGCGATCCTGGCGAGGGCGCTCGGCGTTCCGGCCGTGGTGGCGCTGCCGGGTGCCGGTGAGCTCGCCGAGGGCACGGTGATCGCCGTGGACGGAAGTACCGGGGACATCTTCGTCAATCCGAGCGAGGAGAAGAAGGCGCAGCTCGAGGCCGCGGCGGCGGAGCGCAAGGCCGCGCTGGCGGCCTCGACCGGGCCGGGTGCCACCGCCGACGGGCACAAGGTGCCGCTGCTGGCCAATGTCGGCGGGCCGGCCGATGTGCCGGCCGCCTTGGAGGCGGGCGCCGAGGGTGTCGGTCTTTTCCGCACCGAGTTCCTCTTCCTCGACGACAGCAAGAACGCGCCGTCTGAGCAGAAGCAGGTCGACGCCTACCGAAAGGTCCTCGAGGCGTTCCCCGAGGGCCGTGTCGTCGTGCGTGTACTGGACGCGGGTGCGGACAAACCGCTGGACTTCCTGACTCCGGCGGACGAGCCGAACCCGGCGCTGGGCGTGCGGGGTCTGCGGACGCTCCTCGATCATCCCGAGATCCTGCGCACGCAGCTGACCGCGCTGGCGAAGGCCGCAGAGGGGCTGCCGGTCTACCTCGAGGTGATGGCCCCGATGGTGGCGGACCGGACCGACGCGAAGGCGTTCGCCGACGCGTGCCGCGAGGCGGGGCTGCGGGCGAAGTTCGGCGCGATGGTGGAGATCCCCTCGGCTGCTCTGCGGGCGCGGTCGATCCTGCAGGAGGTCGAGTTCCTGTCGCTGGGAACCAATGACCTCGCGCAGTACACGTTCGCCGCGGACCGGCAGGTGGGTGCGGTGTCGCGGTTGCAGGACCCGTGGCAGCCCGCGCTGCTCGACCTGGTCGCGCTGTCCGCGGAGGCCGCGAAGGCCGAGGGCAAGAGCTGTGGGGTGTGCGGCGAGGCCGCGTCCGACCCGCTGCTGGCCTGTGTGCTGACGGGTCTGGGTGTCACCTCCCTCTCCATGGGTGCGGCGTCCCTTCCTTATGTCCGGGCGACGCTGGCCAAGTACACGCTGGCCCAGTGCGAGCGCGCCGCGTCGGCCGCGCGGGCGGCGGACAGCGCCGAGGAGGCGCGCAGCGCGGCCCAGGCGGTGCTGTCCGGCGAGTAGGCACGCCGGTCACCGACGCTGGCTTCTTTCAGGGGCGCTCCGCCTGCGGGTGGGCGCCCCTGGTGTGTTCAGTGGCGGTGTCCGGGTGTCGTGTCCCCCTCTCCGAGGCCGGGAGGCGCGCAGTAGTCGACGCCGGATTCGGGGGCGATGAGGTCCCCGGATTCGATGTCGGTGCAGTAGGCGTCGAAGACCTCGCCCGCGGTGAGGGGTGCGAGGCCGTCTCCGCGCAGGCGCCAGCCGTAGATCCGGTCGGTGGCACCGGGGGCGCTGGTGCGCATGACGAGTCCGCCGGGGCTGTGCGTGGCGAGGCCCAGGGCGAGGACGGTGGTGAATTCGAGGGCCTCCGCCTCGTCCAGATGGGTGTCGCCGTCGGTGTCCTGGTCGGCGTGGAGGACGGCGGCGAGAGATTCCGGCGGGCCCGAGACGCTGCAGACGAGGTGCCGGTCGCCGGGTGGGGCCGTTTCGATGATGCGGGCGAGGAGTTCGGCGGCGTGGGCGAAGGCGGCTCGGCCGATGTCCTCGCCGCAGGTGGGGCAGGGGCCGAGGCGGGCCAGCAAGGTGCTCGCGTACTCCCATGTGGCCTGTCGGACGGCCTCGTCGACGAGGGCGGGCACGAGTTCGTCGAGGGGTTGGCCCTCGTAGGGAACGGTGGCGCCCGTGGCGGCCAGTTCCGCCGTGAAGCGGGCGCGGCTCGTCGGGGCGTCGGGGTCGAGGCCGGTCTCCGCGCAGAAGTCGGCGTATTCCTCGGGGTCGAAGAGGGCCAGTGTGGTGTGGCTGCCCTGTGTGGCGCGGATCCTGAGGAGGGCCTCCATCTGCTGGAGATAGGTGGTGTGGTCGTCGAAGGTGAAGCTGCGGTAGCGCCGCATGGCACGGAAGTCGTGCTCGTCGGTCAGCAGGCCGATGGTGCCCGCGATCTCGCGGCGCAGAACGCGTCGCATGGTCTGGTGGTCGGTGTGCGCCATGTTTCCCCCTGTGCGCGGTCGATCAATGCTCACTCACAGTAATCGGGGGCACTGACAACGGGGATCGCTCGAGGTGTCGACGGATCTGGTCGACGGACCTGGCGGTGCTGAATGAGGCAGGTCGCTGCGAACGCGGGCCGGCCCCGGACTTCGCCGCTGTGCTCGGTGAGTCCGAGGCCGCCCGTGGAGGCTGTGCTGATCGTCCGGGGAGGTCAGGCGCGCTTGCGGGCCAGGTCCTCGTAGAAGTCCAGCAGGTCCAGGTTGTCGATGGAGCCGGGGTTGACCGCCTTTTCCAGGGGTGTGCCCTGGAGCACGCGCTTGACCGGGACCTCGATGCGCTTTCCGGTGAGGGTGTGCGGGACGCCGGGCACCTCGATGATCTCGTCGGGGACGTGGCGTGGCGAGAGCTGTTCGCGGATGGCCTGCTTGATGCGGTTCAGGAGGGCCTCGTCGAGGACGGCGCCCGGGACCAGGTGCACGAAGAGCGGCATCCAGTAGCCGCCGTCGGGCTGTTCGATGCCGATGACCAGGGATTCCTTGATCTCGGGGAGGCGTTCGACGACCTCGTAGATGTCGGCCGAACCCATGCGCACGCCTTGGCGGTTGAGGGTGGAGTCGGAGCGGCCGTGGATGACGACGGAGCCCCGTGAGGTGACGGTGATCCAGTCGCCGTGGCGCCAGACGCCGGGGTAGGTGTCGAAGTAGCTGTCGTGATAGCGGCTGCCGTCCGGGTCGTTCCAGAACCGGATCGGCATCGAGGGCATGGGGTTGGTGACCACCAGTTCGCCCACCTCGTCGACGAGGGGTCTGCCGCTCGGGTCCCAGGACTGCAGGTCGGTGGCCAGGCTGGGTGCCTGGAGTTCGCCGATGTACACAGGGAGCGTCGGTACGGCTCCCGCGAAGCAGGAGCACACGTCCGTGCCTCCGCTCACTGAGGCGATCCACAGGTCGTCGCGGACCTCGTCGTGCAGCCAGCGGAACCCGTCGGGCGGCAGGGGCGAGCCGGTCGTGGCGACGCATTGCACCTTGGAGAGGTCGAAGTCGCGGGACGGGTGGACTCCCGCCTTGCGGCAGGCCATGACGTAGGCGGCCGAGGTGCCGTACAGGGTGGCTCCGGTGCGTTCGGCGATTCGCCACTGGGCGCCGGTGTCCGGGTAGCCGGGGCTGCCGTCGTACAGGACGATCGTGGTGCCCGTGAGCAGGCCGGAGACGAGGAAGTTCCACATCATCCAGCCGGTCGAGGTGTACCAGAAGAAGCGGTCTTCGGGGCCCAGGTCGCAGTGCAGGCCGAGCTGTTTGAGGTGTTCGACGAGGATGCCGCCCTGAGACTGGACGATGGCCTTGGGCAGGCCGGTCGTGCCCGAGGAGTAGAGCACCCACAGGGGGTGGTCGAACGGGACCTGTTCGAAGACGGGCTCCGTGTCGGCGGACGTCAGCGCCGCCCAGTCCAGGGCACCGTCGGGTGCGGTGCTGCCAAGGAGGGGGATGTGGACGACGGCGCGCAGGGTGGGCAGTTCGCGGCGCAGTTCGGCGACGATCTCGCGGCGGTCGTGCTCCTTGCCGCCGTAGCGGTAGCCGTCGACGGTGAACAGGACGACGGGTTCGACCTGCTGGAAGCGGTCGAGGACGCTGCGGGCGCCGAAGTCGGGCGCGCAGGAGGTCCACACGCCGCCCACGGCCGCCGTGGCGAGGAGGGCGACGACGGCCTGGGGGATGTTCGGGAGGTAGCCGCTGACGCGGTCTCCGGGGCGTACGCCGAGGGCGCGCAGTTCGGTGGCGAGGGAGCCCACCTGGCGGCGCAGTTCGGACCAGGTCACCGGGCTCGGCTCGTGGGTCTCGTCGACGTACAGGAGCGCGGGTTCGTCCCCGCGGGTCTCGGCGGCGCGCAGGGCGTGCTCGGCGTAGTTCAGGGTCGCCCCGGGGAACCACTGCGCACCGGGCATCGAGCGGTCGCCCAGCACGCGCGTGCAGGGCGTGGAGAACCGTACGTCGAACCACTCCGTGAGGGCTTTCCAGAACGTGTCCAGCTGATCGACGGACCAGCGGTGGAGGGCCGCGTAGCCGCCTTCGGCGGGGGCGCCGTGGTGCTCGGCGGCCCAGGCCTGGAACCTGGTGATGCGTGCCTGGGCGATGCGCTCGGGATCTGGCTGCCAGAGCGGCTGGGGGTTCGCGGTCGACATGGGGCGGCTCCCGGACTGTGCGCGTTGTGGGCGTCGGTCGCGCACGGGCTGGGTTGTGCGCGTGACGCGGCTGACAGGGACGATGCCATGTGATCGACTTCTACACCAGGGTGCGCCCCACATGGTCCGTGTCGTGAAGATGTGGCCCTGGCAAGGGTGAACGGCAGTTGAACGACACGCGCGCGTGGGGCGGTCAGTGGCAGGGTGAACAGCATGGACGGTCGTGACCTGGTGCGTTCGGTGAAGGTGGTCGGCTCGACGGGGGCGGCTCAGGGTTTGCGTACCGTATGGGCCGCGTGGCGCAGGAGGCGTACCGACGCCACGGGGCTGCCACCGCGCGGTGTCGAGCGTGCGCGTGTGCCTGGGCCGGTGCGGAGCGCGGAGCCCGGGCCGGGGGGCGGTGTCATCCGCTTCAGCCGGTCCGAGCTGCGGATCGTGGTCGCTGTGAACGGGGCCGTCTTCTGGGGCTGGGACGGGGCGGGCCCCGAGCCGTCGTACGCGCTCGCGGGGCACAGTCCCGAGCCGGATCCGCGGGCGGTGCTGGAGCCGGACAAGGACGGCGGCTGGCGTGTCGTGGCGGAGCGGGCAACGGTCGTGGTCTCGCGGCACGGCGCGGTCGAGGTGTGCACGCCCGGCGGCGTGACGCTGCGGCGGGATCTGCCGCCGCGGTGGTGGGAGCCGGTCGGCGGTGGCACGGCGCGCTGGATGCAGCGCTCGGAGGTGGCCGCGGACGCGCGATTCTTCGGGCTGGGCGGCCGCGCGTCGGGGCTCCGGTTGCGCGACGGGACGTACCGGTTGTGGAACACCGACCCCGGGCATGCCTTCGGTCCTGGTGACGATCCGCTGTACATCACGATGCCGGTGCAGTTGGTGGTGGCCGACGCGGCCACGCACCTGGTGTTCCACGACTCCTCGTGGGACGGGACGGTGACGCTGCGGGAGGGTGCGGAGGGTGCGGGCTCCGGCCATGACCAGGCCGGGCGGTGCGAGCTGCGGATGGAGGGCGGCCCACTGCGCCGCTGGGTGATCGTGGGTACCCCGGCGCGCGTGCTGCACGCGTGGGCCTCGCTGACCGGGGCACCCGCGCTGCCGCCGGAGTGGGCGCTGGGTCACCATCACGCGCGCTGGGGGTTCGGCAGCGAGGACGAGGTGCGGCGGATCGTCGCGGGCTACCGGGAGCGCGGTCTGCCGCTGGACGCCGTCCATCTGGACATCGACCACTACGACGCGCACCAGGTGTTCACCGTCGACGAGGAGCACTTCCCCAAGCTGCCGGGGCTCGCGGAGGAGCTGCGGCGGGACGGGGTCAGACTGGTGTCGATCGTCGATCCCGCGGTGAAGGCCGCGCCGGGCAACGCCGTGTACGACAGCGGGAAGGCCGTGGACGCCTTCGTGCGGGACGCCTCGGGGCGGACGGTGCGGGGCGTGGTGTGGCCCGGTGAGTCGGTCTACCCGGACTTCACGCACGCGCGCGTGCGGAAGTGGTGGGGCGGGCTCTACGAGGAGCGGCTCGCGCAGGGTTTCGCGGGGTTCTGGCACGACATGAACGAGCCCACGTCCTTCACGGCCTTCGGCGAGTCGACGCTGCCGCGTTCGGCACGGCACTGCCTGGAGGGTCGCGGCGGCGACCACAGGGAGGCGCACAACGTCTATGCCCTGTGCATGGCCAGGGCCGGCTACGAGGGGCTGCGTGAACTGACCCCCCAGCAGCGGCCGTTCCTGTTCTCGCGCTCGGGCTGGGCCGGAATGCAGCGGTACGGGGGCACGTGGTCCGGGGACGTGGCCACCGGATGGCCGGGGCTGCGCGCGTCCCTGTCGCTCGTCATGGGGCTCGGGCTGTGCGGTGTGCCGTACTCGGGACCGGACGTGGGCGGGTTCGACGGGAGCCCGTCGCCCGAGCTGTTTCTGCGGTGGTTCCAGCTCGGCGCGTATCTGCCGTTGTTCCGGACGCACGCGAGTCTGCGGGCGGGGCGCAGGGAGCCCTGGGAGTTCGGCGCCGAGGTTCTGGAGCACGCGCGTGTGGCGCTCGTCGAACGGCGGCGTCTGCTGCCGTACTTCATGACGCTGGCGCATCTGGCCCGCCGTACCGGCGCGCCCTATGTGCGGCCGCTGTGGTGGGGGGCGCCGGAGGACCGGGCGTTGCGCGACTGCGAGGACGCGTTCCTGCTGGGAGACTGCCTCCTGGTGGCGCCGGTGCTCGATCCGGGCGCGGACCGGCGGGCGGTGCAGCTGCCCCGGGGGCGCTGGTACGACACGGCGACGGGGAGTGCCTACGAGGGTCCCGGGCAGGTCCTGGTCGACGCTCCTTTGTCGCGGATCCCGGTGCTCGCGCGCGCGGGGGCCGTGGTGCCCGTGCGGGGTGACGACGGCACGCTGGAGCTGGAGGTGTGGGCGCCCGCTCGTGGGCGGACCGGCGGCGGACTGGTCGTGCCGGACGCGGGCGACGGGTGGGACGAGCCGGAGGTCGAGCGCTACGTCGCCCGCTGGGAGGGCCGGCGGGTGGTGGTCACGCGGGAGGGCGAGGACGGCGTGAGCGAGTCGCCCTACCCGGTGCGCATACGAGGGCTGGGGTGAGCGCCGGGCTCAGTACCGGCCCTCGAACCATGCCCGCGCGGCCAGCGTGTGCAGTGGGAAGGCGAGTTCCTCCGGCCTGCGCAGCAGATGCCAGCCCTCGGTCTCGTCGGTCGCGTGGGAGGCGGGCAGTCCCTCGGCCGGTCGTTCCGGAAGGAGCCCGAAGAGCAGCAGGTGCCCGTCGGGTGAGCTCATCGCGTCGACGAGCCGTACGTCGCGGCTCGCGGCGTCGATGCCCGTCTCTTCCTTGAGTTCGCGGACGACTGCCTGCCGCCAGTCCTCGCGGTCGTCGATGTAGCCGCCGGGCAGTGCGGTGCGCCCGCGCGCGGGAGCGATGTTCCGGGTGATGACGACCAGGGCGGTGCCCTTCGTGTCGTATACGGGCTGGAGTGCGATCGCGACCGGCAGGGGGTTGCGATAGGTGATGGTCCCGCAGGCCGGGCAGGTGCGGGGCCAGCCGGAGACTCCGTCTCCGTAGGGCGCTCCGCAGCTCGAACAGTGTGAGCCTTGAGCGGAGTTGGCAGTTGGGTGCTGGATTTCGGACACGCGCGGACTGTATCCGATCGTAGGAACGGCGTCTTCCGCTCGCCGACCTGTACGGAAATGAACGGAACAGGAGGGGCGGCCGGAACCACCCCCGTCGGCCCCACCCGCCCCTCCCGATACCACGACGCAGGAAGGGAGCATCCGGTTCGCCCGCGCGGCCTGCCGATTCGCGGTTGCCCGTGGCACACTTCTGACGTTCCGTCAGATTCGGCGTTCTGGAGGGGCTTTGACGCGCACACGCACGCCCGCGGTCTCCGGCTGGTTCACCGGCGAAGGGGACGCATTCCGGCTTCTCGGCACGCGGTGTTCGGCCTGTTCCTCGGTCTTCTTCCCACGCGAGGACATCCACTGCCGCAATCCGGGGTGCGACGGCGGCGACCTGGAGGAGGTTCCCCTGTCGCGACGGGGACGGATCTGGTCGTACACGGACAGCCGGTACCGGCCTCCGTCACCCTATGTGAGCAATCCGGAACTTCCGTGGGAGCCGTACGCGTTGATCGCGGTGGAGCTGGAGTCCGAGCGGATCGTGGTGCTGGGGCAGGCGGCTTTGGGCGTCACCGTCGCCGATCTGACGGTGGGCATGGAGGTGGAGGTCGTCCCCGGAGTGCTTCACGAGGACGCGGAGACGACCTGGACGACCTGGCAGTGGCGGCCGACGGGGGTGACGGCATGACGGCGGACGTGGCGGTGCTCGGTGTGGGCATGCACCCCTGGGGCAAGTGGGGGCGTGGCTTCGTCGAGTACGGGACGGCGGCGGCCCGCGCCGCGCTGGCGGACGCGGGTCTGAGGTGGCAGGACATCGGCTCGATCGTGGGCGCGGACACGGTGCGTGGCGGGTATCCGGGCCATGTCGCGGGCGCGACGTTCGCGAAGGCCCTGGGCTGGCAGGGAGCCCGGGTCTCCAGCGTGTACGCGGCCTGCGCGTCCGGGGCGCAGGCGGTCGCCGCGGCTCGGGCGCAGATCCTCTCCGGGCTCGCGGACACGGTGCTCGTGGTCGGGGCGGACGCGGCGCCCAAGGGCTTCTTCCGGCCTGCCGGCGGCGACCGGCCCGACGATCCGGACTGGCTGCGTTTCCGGCTGCTGGGGGCGACGAACCCGGCGTACTTCGGGCTGTACGCGCGACGGCGGATGGCGATGCACGGCGACACCCCGGAGGACTTCGCCCTGGTCAAGGTGAAGAACGCCGCCCTGGGGGCGCTGAATCCGTATGCGCGCTACCGCAAGCGGGTCACGGCGGAGGAGGTCGCCGCCTCGGCCGTGGTCGCCGATCCGTTGCGGCTGCTGGACATCTGCGCGACCTCCGACGGCGGCGCGGCGCTGGTGCTGACCAGTCTGGACTTCGCCCGGCGGCACGGCGTCGCCCGACCGGTGCGGATCCGGGCGGTGTCCACGGTCACGCCGCGGTATCCAACTACGGTGCTGGACCTGCCGGACATCGCCACGGACTCGGCCGTGGCGGTGAAGCCGCCCGAGGAGACGTTCCGGGCGTCGATCGCACGGGCCGCCTACGAGGAGGCGGGCATCGGCCCCGAGGACCTGTCCCTGGCCGAGGTCTACGACCTGTCCACTGCCCTGGAGCTGCAGTGGTACGAGGATCTGGGACTGTGCGCCGAGGGCGAGGCCGCGAAGCTGCTCCGCGAGGGCGCGACGGCCCCGGGCGGGCGCATACCCGTGAACGCCAGCGGCGGGCTCGCCTCCTTCGGGGAGGCGGTGCCGGCCCAGGCGCTCGCCCAGGTCTGCGAGCTGACCTGGCAGTTGAGGGACGCCGCGGGCGACCGGCAGGTCGCCGGAGCACGTGTGGGCATCACGGCCAACCAGGGGCTGTTCGGGCACGGTTCCTCGGTGATCGCGGTGCGGTGACCGGGGATGCCGGGAGCCGTGTGACGTGCGGGTCGCACGGCAACCCTACGCTGTGTGACCGACCAGAAATGCTGCGTGAACGTCTTATGAACTGGGCCTGTGCGTGCCCCGGCAGCGCAATCATGCTGCCGTGTACTCCTGGACGGACACTCTCCGCTTCGCCTTCCAGCCGGTGGTCAATCTGACGACCGGCGGGATCGCCGCACTGGAGATACTCGCCCGCCCGGAGACCGGCGACATCCTGGCCGAGGCCCGTCGTGACCCCGAACTCGACGGCAGTCTGGCCGTGTTGGCCCTTCGTGCGGCAGCTCGCAAGGAGACGCTGCTTCCGTTGCACATCAACGTGTTCGCAGCCACGCTCGCCGACCTCGGCGGCCTCAACTCGCTGTACGAGGCCGTGCGCGAGGCCGGGCGCATGCCGTGGGAGGTGACGCTGGACATCGTCCCGCCCTACACGCACGTGCCCCAGCGGGCGCTGCTGGAGGCGGTGGCCACGCTGCGCGGCCAAGGGTTCCGGATCAGTGCGGACGGCATCGGGGACGGGGACGTGCCCTTGCGGCTGCTCACCGATCTGACCCCGGACCTGGTCAAACTGGATGCCTCCCTGCTGACGCGGCCAGCCGCCGTGCGGGCGATGCGGACGCTGTGCGAGCAACTCGGCGCTCTCGTCGCGGTCGAGGGCGTGGAGACCGAATTGCAGTGCGGGGCGGCGCTGTCGGCGGGCGCGCAGCTGGCGCAGGGCGAGCTGTTCGCACCACCGGCCCGGATCCCCGCGTCGGACGTATACGTTCCGCCCCGCTTCCCGAGCGCCGCGGTCCTTCCTCGGCCGGGACCGTCGGTGCTGGAGTTCGTACGGCCCGCGGCGCTTCTGCCCGTCACCGCGTCGGCGGGTCAGGTGCGCGCGCTGCTGACCGGCTCGCCGGACGTGTCCGGGGTGCTGCTCGTGGACCGGGCCGGGGCGCCGGTCCGGTCGGTGCACCGCTCCCGTTTCCTGCTGTCGATGTCGGGCCGCTACGGACACGCCCTGTACGCCGACCGGCCCGCCGTGAAACTCGGGGACGTACCGCGCACGGTCGGCGTGGACGCCACCGCCTGGGAGGTGCTGGACGTGGTGGCGGTCGGCGGCCGGGACCGTACCTCGGACGACGTGGCGGTCGTCGACCGTCAGGGGCGGTGCGTGGGCGTCGTACGGCTCGCGGATCTCGTACGGGCGCTGGCCGAGAGCCGGGTCGAGGAGGCGGCCGGGCTCAATCCACTGACTCGGCTGCCCGGTTCGGACGCGATCACCGGTGAGGTGGACCGG
Encoded proteins:
- a CDS encoding glycoside hydrolase family 31 protein; the protein is MDGRDLVRSVKVVGSTGAAQGLRTVWAAWRRRRTDATGLPPRGVERARVPGPVRSAEPGPGGGVIRFSRSELRIVVAVNGAVFWGWDGAGPEPSYALAGHSPEPDPRAVLEPDKDGGWRVVAERATVVVSRHGAVEVCTPGGVTLRRDLPPRWWEPVGGGTARWMQRSEVAADARFFGLGGRASGLRLRDGTYRLWNTDPGHAFGPGDDPLYITMPVQLVVADAATHLVFHDSSWDGTVTLREGAEGAGSGHDQAGRCELRMEGGPLRRWVIVGTPARVLHAWASLTGAPALPPEWALGHHHARWGFGSEDEVRRIVAGYRERGLPLDAVHLDIDHYDAHQVFTVDEEHFPKLPGLAEELRRDGVRLVSIVDPAVKAAPGNAVYDSGKAVDAFVRDASGRTVRGVVWPGESVYPDFTHARVRKWWGGLYEERLAQGFAGFWHDMNEPTSFTAFGESTLPRSARHCLEGRGGDHREAHNVYALCMARAGYEGLRELTPQQRPFLFSRSGWAGMQRYGGTWSGDVATGWPGLRASLSLVMGLGLCGVPYSGPDVGGFDGSPSPELFLRWFQLGAYLPLFRTHASLRAGRREPWEFGAEVLEHARVALVERRRLLPYFMTLAHLARRTGAPYVRPLWWGAPEDRALRDCEDAFLLGDCLLVAPVLDPGADRRAVQLPRGRWYDTATGSAYEGPGQVLVDAPLSRIPVLARAGAVVPVRGDDGTLELEVWAPARGRTGGGLVVPDAGDGWDEPEVERYVARWEGRRVVVTREGEDGVSESPYPVRIRGLG
- a CDS encoding lipid-transfer protein, whose amino-acid sequence is MTADVAVLGVGMHPWGKWGRGFVEYGTAAARAALADAGLRWQDIGSIVGADTVRGGYPGHVAGATFAKALGWQGARVSSVYAACASGAQAVAAARAQILSGLADTVLVVGADAAPKGFFRPAGGDRPDDPDWLRFRLLGATNPAYFGLYARRRMAMHGDTPEDFALVKVKNAALGALNPYARYRKRVTAEEVAASAVVADPLRLLDICATSDGGAALVLTSLDFARRHGVARPVRIRAVSTVTPRYPTTVLDLPDIATDSAVAVKPPEETFRASIARAAYEEAGIGPEDLSLAEVYDLSTALELQWYEDLGLCAEGEAAKLLREGATAPGGRIPVNASGGLASFGEAVPAQALAQVCELTWQLRDAAGDRQVAGARVGITANQGLFGHGSSVIAVR
- a CDS encoding NUDIX domain-containing protein; translated protein: MSEIQHPTANSAQGSHCSSCGAPYGDGVSGWPRTCPACGTITYRNPLPVAIALQPVYDTKGTALVVITRNIAPARGRTALPGGYIDDREDWRQAVVRELKEETGIDAASRDVRLVDAMSSPDGHLLLFGLLPERPAEGLPASHATDETEGWHLLRRPEELAFPLHTLAARAWFEGRY
- a CDS encoding Zn-ribbon domain-containing OB-fold protein, whose product is MTRTRTPAVSGWFTGEGDAFRLLGTRCSACSSVFFPREDIHCRNPGCDGGDLEEVPLSRRGRIWSYTDSRYRPPSPYVSNPELPWEPYALIAVELESERIVVLGQAALGVTVADLTVGMEVEVVPGVLHEDAETTWTTWQWRPTGVTA
- the ptsP gene encoding phosphoenolpyruvate--protein phosphotransferase, giving the protein METTLRGVGVSHGVAIGEVRHMGTAVLEPPAKQIPAEEAEREQGRARQAVEAVAADLTARGNLAGGEAQAVLEAQAMMAQDPELIADVDRRIAVGSTAERGVYDAFAAYRELLAAAGEYLAGRVADLDDVRNRIVARLLGVPMPGVPDSDEPYVLVARDLAPADTALLDPTLVLGFVTEEGGPTSHSAILARALGVPAVVALPGAGELAEGTVIAVDGSTGDIFVNPSEEKKAQLEAAAAERKAALAASTGPGATADGHKVPLLANVGGPADVPAALEAGAEGVGLFRTEFLFLDDSKNAPSEQKQVDAYRKVLEAFPEGRVVVRVLDAGADKPLDFLTPADEPNPALGVRGLRTLLDHPEILRTQLTALAKAAEGLPVYLEVMAPMVADRTDAKAFADACREAGLRAKFGAMVEIPSAALRARSILQEVEFLSLGTNDLAQYTFAADRQVGAVSRLQDPWQPALLDLVALSAEAAKAEGKSCGVCGEAASDPLLACVLTGLGVTSLSMGAASLPYVRATLAKYTLAQCERAASAARAADSAEEARSAAQAVLSGE
- a CDS encoding PTS sugar transporter subunit IIA; its protein translation is MTTVTSPLAGRAIGLASVPDPVFSGAMVGPGTAIDPVREPSEAVAPVDGIIISLHPHAFVVVDEQGHGVLTHLGIDTVQLNGEGFELLVGKGDTVTRGQAIVRWDPAAVEAAGKSPVCPIVALEATTESLSGLRDDGDVKAGDSLFDWK
- a CDS encoding GGDEF domain-containing protein translates to MYSWTDTLRFAFQPVVNLTTGGIAALEILARPETGDILAEARRDPELDGSLAVLALRAAARKETLLPLHINVFAATLADLGGLNSLYEAVREAGRMPWEVTLDIVPPYTHVPQRALLEAVATLRGQGFRISADGIGDGDVPLRLLTDLTPDLVKLDASLLTRPAAVRAMRTLCEQLGALVAVEGVETELQCGAALSAGAQLAQGELFAPPARIPASDVYVPPRFPSAAVLPRPGPSVLEFVRPAALLPVTASAGQVRALLTGSPDVSGVLLVDRAGAPVRSVHRSRFLLSMSGRYGHALYADRPAVKLGDVPRTVGVDATAWEVLDVVAVGGRDRTSDDVAVVDRQGRCVGVVRLADLVRALAESRVEEAAGLNPLTRLPGSDAITGEVDRWIAGGRTCALSWLDIDHFKQVNDGAGFAAGDELIRSVGRALRDAASGATHVGHIGGDDFLVLADEDGLDPVVSAVLDAPWSAGGRPVTLSLATVICLPGSVADHRQAAACLAPLKKAAKALSGVSWVLGRAGLPGHEIRRGTGVRAAQAGYAAVERLG
- a CDS encoding acetoacetate--CoA ligase yields the protein MSTANPQPLWQPDPERIAQARITRFQAWAAEHHGAPAEGGYAALHRWSVDQLDTFWKALTEWFDVRFSTPCTRVLGDRSMPGAQWFPGATLNYAEHALRAAETRGDEPALLYVDETHEPSPVTWSELRRQVGSLATELRALGVRPGDRVSGYLPNIPQAVVALLATAAVGGVWTSCAPDFGARSVLDRFQQVEPVVLFTVDGYRYGGKEHDRREIVAELRRELPTLRAVVHIPLLGSTAPDGALDWAALTSADTEPVFEQVPFDHPLWVLYSSGTTGLPKAIVQSQGGILVEHLKQLGLHCDLGPEDRFFWYTSTGWMMWNFLVSGLLTGTTIVLYDGSPGYPDTGAQWRIAERTGATLYGTSAAYVMACRKAGVHPSRDFDLSKVQCVATTGSPLPPDGFRWLHDEVRDDLWIASVSGGTDVCSCFAGAVPTLPVYIGELQAPSLATDLQSWDPSGRPLVDEVGELVVTNPMPSMPIRFWNDPDGSRYHDSYFDTYPGVWRHGDWITVTSRGSVVIHGRSDSTLNRQGVRMGSADIYEVVERLPEIKESLVIGIEQPDGGYWMPLFVHLVPGAVLDEALLNRIKQAIREQLSPRHVPDEIIEVPGVPHTLTGKRIEVPVKRVLQGTPLEKAVNPGSIDNLDLLDFYEDLARKRA